From one Erinaceus europaeus chromosome 4, mEriEur2.1, whole genome shotgun sequence genomic stretch:
- the LOC103110209 gene encoding ferritin light chain-like, whose translation MQDAMEAALVLEKNLSQALLDLHALGSARTYPHICDFLENHFLEEEVKIVKKMGNHLTNLRRLEGPQGGVGEYLFERLTLKHD comes from the coding sequence ATGCAGGACGCCATGGAAGCCGCCTTAGTCTTGGAGAAAAACCTGAGCCAGGCCCTTCTGGATCTGCATGCCCTGGGTTCTGCCCGCACATATCCGCATATCTGTGATTTCCTGGAGAACCATTTCTTAGAAGAAGAGGTGAAAATCGTCAAGAAGATGGGCAACCACCTCACGAACCTCCGCAGACTGGAGGGCCCCCAGGGCGGGGTGGGCGAGTATCTGTTTGAGAGACTTACCCTCAAGCATGACTAG